TTCTGGAAACAAGTTTTTGGGTATCTGTGATGACAGGCACGGATTACTTTAACAAGCTCAGCTGTCAGTCACTTTTAGTATTTGGCCAATTTCCATATGAGCATAGTTTCATATAAGCCAGATAATTACAAGTTACTATAACAGAAATGAGTTGCTTCATTgtccttcaatttaaaaaaatgtattttgaatcaTTATAGTCATGGAAAAGCATAAAGACGGCACACAGAGGTGCCATATACCCTTTGCCAAGTCTCTTCCATGGTTACATCGTATAATTATGGTATAATATCGAAATCAAGACTCTGATACTGATACAATGAATGTGCACAGTTCTATGTCATTTTATCGCACATGCAGGTCTGTGGGACCCCACCGCTGTCATCACCACGCAGACGGAGGACTGCCATCAAAAAAAGCTCTCTCTGGTGCTGCCCTTCAGAGCCatgcccaccccttcccctccgcCAGCCCtaaccctggcaaccaccaatctaagCTCGTCACCCGATTTTgccattttgaaaatgttataaaaatgaaatcatagtaTGTGACCTTTTGAGATTAGCTTTTTGTGCTCATCATAATTCCCTTGAGATTCACTCAAATTGTTGCATATATAAAagcttgttccttttttattgctgagtagtatcccacAGCGGGGATGCAGCATTGTTGAACCACTCATCTCCGAAGGCATGTTTCGGTTGTTTCCAATCTCGGGCTGTTAcaagtaaagctgctatgaacactcaCAGGCAGATTTTAAGGTGAACATAACTTTTCATTTCCCTGCAGTAAGCTGCCAGAAGTGTAACTGCTGGGTgagtgtatatttatttttaagaaacagccaGACTATCTTCCAGACTGCCTGTGCCATTCTCTGTTCCCGCCCACGGCGAATGGGCCAGTGGTCTGGCTTCTCCACGTCCTCCTCTGAGTTCGGTGTCGACACCACTTTCTGTTTTAGCTGTTCTCATAGGTGTGTAGCGATATCTCACTGTGCTCTTAActggcatttccctaatggctagtgacgtcaaacatatttttgtaaagacatgaatgaaatttataattgctttcatggtttcttttggcaaatcccttcactttctccaagcctcagtttctttcatGAGAGAATTGAACCATGTGACCCCTGAAACGACCCTTCAGCTCCACAATTCTGTGTGCCACTGGGTGTGCCCTGGGTGAGTTTGTttgcgggggccggggggggttAATCTTCCCTTTGGGCACCAGCTATCCCCATCTGCCAAGAATCGACAAGGAATGCATCTTACCCACGGCCTTCGCTGACATTTCCATAAAGCGTGTGATAACTCCCAAGGGCTTCCTTTGGCCCTTCAGGACTTGCTCAGCACTTAAGTCACAGCGTCAAAGCCTGAGCAAAAAGACTCACACTTTCACAGATTCGTAAGGGACTTCATTGCTTTCCTGCCTCACTAAGGTTTTATTCCTTTGTTCCCACGGTTCACTAGAGAGCATAGTTTTGCGTAGGTGAAAGAATTTTCATCAAGCATCAagtgagtgcctactgtgtgccactaGGGTGGTGCACTGGAAACAGCACGAGCTGTGTGCGGAGAAGGACTCGGGTCTGACTCGTGCATCCGCCACTTATTGACTGCGACCTCCTCAGGAAACATAACTTACCTGGACTTCAGCAAAACGAAGACAATAGTACCTGCTGACAAGGTGTTATGAGGAATAGAGATAACATATGTATAGTGCCCAGTTcatggtaagcactcaataaacagtAGCCATGGTCACGGGGAGTAAGTCCCTGGAGAGAACCTGGAGAATGAGAGACCTGCCATGTGCCACACCTGTGCAATttgtctgcacacacacacccgcgagtgtgcacgcgcacacacccCTCATTTAACTTCTACATTAACTAATGCCAGGAGATCAATAGTTACAAATCTGTTTTTATAAAACGGAGgctgagaagttaaataacttaagATCCCCTGCTACTCAGTGAAGGAATTCAAACTGTGTCCTTCAAGGGTTTCCGAGTATAGTCGGACCAGAGAGCAGGGCAGAAACAGGTAACAGCAACGCACAGCGGTCCAGTGCCAGTTGAACAGGAGACCCGAAAAGCATTTACACGTTTAGAGAGGGAGTTAATTCTGAGGACGGGCCTGTTGGGGACGGCCGAGGGGAACAGAGGATCAGGACTCACTCTGCGTCGCTGAAGACCCTGGAGTTCCTCGATGCCGCCTTCACAGCTGCTTGAGGGTCCTGGACGCCCGGCCCAGCTGCTGCGGGGATGGAGGCAGGGCTCAGCTCTCTcaggcctcccccctccctcccccctttcatTAACAGAATGTTTATATGCAGGCCCTCCCGCCTCACGCGGAAGTTCCGTCCAACCTGGGTTTCTCAGCATCACCACCACAAGTCACGCTCAGACTTGTAATTCTTCTATTAACACAGAACCCAGGGTCTATTTTATGGAAATACAGTCTAGATTAtgtttcttaaaatcattttctgtGATGGGAGCTTGATTTGCTTATAAACCTACATCTATCTGGGCCACTTCTGCTCTTGGTAATTTCAAAACAGATTTTCAATCTCCATGGGGCTCTGTTGCCTACATAGACTGGCTCACAGTAGGTACTAACTGAAATTCATTCTGCCAATAAGCAAATGTATTGATTGTGTGGCTCCTGTGCGCCAGGCACTGGAGTCTTGGGCCTCGTGAAACGTGCATTCTGTGAAGTGCTGACGAGCTGACAAAGGCTGCATGAGACTAATGTCAATAACCGTGGCAGATTATTCgtagatttattcatttatttattaacacaAAATCTGTGGCATTAATGAAAATATAGTGTCTACAGTGACACACAGAGAAACTAACTCCTTGGGGCAGGGGACAATCCTTAAAAATTTCATCATTGGGCCTATAAATGCGTCATCATGTAGGCTGATTTCAAGTGATCAAATTTACAAATCTTTGAAATCCAACCTTCCTTTTGGTTGCAAGGGCCTGAAATGGGTTAGAGCAGCTTGCCTTTGTGTCTTCAACCCTCCTTGATCCTCAGGGATCAATGACTAATTCCAGTCATTTCAAAGTAGGGTGGAGGGCAGCCCAAACACTCAGCCTCAGGGGTTACATCTGGTTTGCAGCTTCCTGCTGTGTGTAATGCACGGACCTGTATTTGTAACCGTTTTGTGAGTAAGAGAGGACAGGCTTTACGAGATCTTTAAAGCACGTCAAGGGGTGTATTCAGCAGCTGATGAGACTCcacatattttacttttgattGTTCCCAGCCCTCCAAGTATCCCCAGAATTGTTTGCGTCTTCTCGAAGTGTTCCCAGAATTCTCCATTTATGCTATTGTCACGTTACCCAGAAAAACACGGGGCTTTTATTCAGTCCAGGTAACAGATGCCCTTAGATCCACAGTGATATGCCtcgaagagggaaaaaaaggaagcaaggaGTGCTTTAGCTTGAGGTTGACTGTCGCATTTCTGTCTTGGTTTCGCTTCCTTTTCCATTCTGGTGGCTTCCCATTTTGGTCTGTAGCCTCCTGTTCCCTGAATTTATTTTCCACTCGAGAAGCTGTTTCCTCAGAAGCTGTTTTTCCTCTTGATCGTCCCCACTTTCTGGCCCCGGCTTGCTTCTTCAGAGGTCTGGCTGCCGCCGCCGCACTTGCCTCAGACCCGGCCTCCGCttgccagggctgcaggccagcCCGGCCTTCCACCCAGTCCCTCCGCTCCAGCCAGCTCAGCTCAGAACCTTCTGGTCCCAAGCGCTCCCTCACACCAAACCCCTGCCAAGGGACAAGTGCAGAAGGCCCTGCCTGGTGGGCCCAGCCAACGCTGAATgcggggaagaaaggggagaagagacGCGCATGTGATCAGTCCTCAGCAGGAGCGGTGTGTCGGGCTCCCTCGGGCGTGGATAAGAACCGGATAAGAACCGTTGATAAGAACGATGAAATTGGTATTTCAAGAACATTCATGAACGAGAAAAAGGAAGATGCAGATTATATAACCGCCCTGCaggccttaaaaataaaaagatatctaaTTAGGTGTCAGCTATTTGGGGCCCCACGATGACTAAGAGCTCATTTCTTAGCACCTCTCCTCGCAGAGCCTTTAGGAAAAATGGTGCCTTGTGTAAGAACCTCTGCATTCCATCTTTATCCCtaatatgtgtgtgggggggaggagtGTGCTCGGAATGTTTGGtactcctcattttacagataaggcaaCTGACAAGACAAAGTGTTAATAATGTTAATGCTGTAGAAACCACTGAAGCATTCAGACTAGGCCTTGGGGCATTCGTCCGGGTCTCTGGAATGTCCTGTGATCCTGAGTGAGATATTTCCCGTCTATGATTTCAGTTGTAAGATGACACTGTTCTTTTGCACCAGTACATGAGGACTAGCTAATTAAAATACTGTACTGGTTCATTCAAGAAGTATTTACTGGATTCCTACTACATACAAGGCATGGTGCAAAGAGACTGAGTAAtatgacaaaaaattaaaaatagatcacCATAAATAAACTCCACGATAGGATTATGTAAAACCTTTCAGATAATTTTAGCTGTTTGGATATACAAACACGGCTTCTAGTTCTACTGTTTTAAATAAACGGACCTGTTTTTTTCCACTGACACCCGTCCATTCCAaatcaattcattcattttagtcTACAGCCAATTCCCATCGATTCCCTAATGGTGCAACCAGAGCGGCCATGTAATGCTGTGCCCTGTGCACCACAGGGGCAAACGGGGTGGAAATACATCCCAAGGTTTGCTGACCAGGCCATGCCACCCAGCCTGGGTCAGTGTCCACCCAGAGGAAGGGAGCAATTCTCTCATTTGGAACGAGTGTCCCATAAGGcttagctgtggccctgctcatGTCTGCAGTTGGCTCACGAGCCAGAAATAGAATAAAGGGGCAGAGCTGTGTGTTGTAGTCAAATGAGATGTACAATAAAGACACACATGATGGCATATCCGGTGCTTATCTCCACTGACTCCCGTGAGCGGCCATATTTGCTGCTCTGTTCACTCAGCCAAGCCAACTGGGGGGAAGCAAGAAGAATACTTGTTGGGCAAGAGGCCGCAGTGAAAGCCTTGGGGAGTTCCGGGGAGCACACTGTGGGCTCCCTGAGGTCTGCGTGTTTCCAGGGATCTCATGTCCAGGGAAGTCCAGGGTCCTGGGGTGTGACCTCCTGTTTAACTCACTGAAGAACATCGCCATCCCCCTCTGGTAGACTGTGACCTTCTCACTGAGCATCGAAGATGACAGGCAAACAGAGGTGAGCGACAGTGAAGGTTTTAGGGGTGCGGAAGGTGAGTCAAGGGGGTGTTAATTCTTACAGTGGAGCTTGTGTTTACTCTCAGTGGATGGGGAATAAGCATAGAGAATGAGCATCTGTAAAGTGAATCAGGCCCATCTACAAAAACCAGTAGAGGAAGGACAGGAATTAGAATCAAACCCTATTCTGTGAACATactatcatttttatattaaaagattGCACATGGGTATAGGTCTTTGTAATTTCATTGAAGGTGATAATATGTCTGaaaattattgttctttttaaacagattgtatttatgtatttttagagagaagggaagggagaaagagaaacatcattcagttgcctcttgcacgcccccaaccagggacctagcccacaacccagcatgtgccctgaccgggaatcaaaccggcaaccttttggtttgtgggatgacgctcaaaccaccgagtcacaccagtcagggctgatgaTGATTGTTCTTACTCTCCCACAAACGACAGAAAGGATGAGATCACTTCCATAGATCCGACCAGGCATATTTCCAAGATCCCAAGCTACCATGCAGAGAGGCCATAAGAACAGGACAATTAGGCTTTCTCTCAGGCCAGAAGACATGTAAAACAATGTGGCTACACACAGGCCATTGCAGAAGCTTGCTGGCTGCTCTCACAGGTTGGCCCAACACTGCTGGTAAGGCCTCAGTCGTGGCACCCACAATTCACAGCTCTCGCGTAATACATTCTCATGGAGGAAGAAAAAGGCCACTTCATGATGCAGCGAGGTGCCCTTCATTGGTGGCATTCAAGTGGGGGCTGGACGCTTAAGTCAAAGGGACTGGAGAAGACATTTCCGGCCCTCAAGTGGAAGGTTCCTTCCAGCTCTGAGATTCTCTGATTTCCTTGTAAATCATAGTTGACAGATGGGATGTAGGGTAGTGTTGTGTCATGAGATAAGCTATACTTAGAGCCAAACGTGATAAAAGAGTCCATCAAAAGAGCCTGaaagctgacagtcttttgggagcCAAAGAACAAGGAACACTTTGGGACTCCTATCCTTCTGCCAAGAATGCTCAGCCCCGTAACACCTGTGTATGCCGAGGGTGTGGTCAAGAGCTTTGGGCAGTGGTGGACTTGAGTCCGTAGGGGACAGAGGAGAGACCGTGGTTCCCAGAGGAAAGACACCTGGACAAGAGCTAGCCCCAGTCTTCGACCTGGTGCAGGAAGGCAGATGACCCCACTTTCCTCAGAAAGAAAGACTTTTTAGTCAGATATGTGCATTTTTTCTTATAGCCCGCAAAATTATGCAATGTTCAGCAAAATCTGAGATGCTGGCATGGACATTTATAGCTTGCTTTGCCAAGATTCTTTTAGTACTCACAAATTTTAACTCAAATTCACAAACTCCACAAGATAAAAAGCAGAAACTCACAGTGTGTACCATTCTTGAGACAGGTAtgtcattgtaaaaaaaatgttgttgTTGCTTCAGCAGCCCTCATCTGTTGGATTGGGATTGGTGCTATGcttcatatggaaaatattagAATGATCTGCTAACTCTGAGTTGATTCCTAGTAAAggggttctttttattttgctctaaTAATGAACTTGATTCCCTCTCACTTGAATTGGGGTTGAAGTCTGTGGTTACGAAGCAATGCCAAACTCCTGGCCCACACTGGGTTCAAATCCATAGTCCAGGTCTCATCAGTGTTGTGCAGTGATCAACTAGAGCATGTGTTGAAACCAGGGATGGGAGGAGATGACCTCACAAGACAGCAGGGATAATGTCTGTCTTTCGAATTGCCATGTCCCAGCTTCCGGTACACTGCTGGGAACACAGCAGGTATTTAATACATGTATACGTGGAATAAGCAAATTGTTTCCCCAAGGTACCAAGAGCCCATGTCCCTcccatttctctttcccctttccttacCCTGAGTCCCATTTTCCAAAGGTACCTATCTACTCTGCAACATTTCATGTGTTGAGAGATGAATTGAGAAGGAAGAGAACTTTCATATGATTGCGTCAGAAAATGTTTGTCAAGATGGGAAAGCTTACTGACATCTTGAAACAAAGGACAAATATGTTGATAGTAACAAATAATGCAGATAgagttagaaaaagacaaatcaagACCACACTATCTTCTCTGGCCCACGTCTAGGAGGACAGCTCGCCTGGATGGAAGTCGTACTGCTCTGCTGATGTCAACACTGCCTGTGACACAGACCACGCCCTTTGCAAACATTACCCACGACGTGTGCTCCCTACTCGGTCGGAGAGGTGTCGCAGGTCCTGCTGGGACCCCAGTGTGAGGCCCAACTCATTTTTAAGTGGAGAGCAAAGCGACAAGTGCAGGACCCCTGCCGTAGGCCTTTCACCTTCTTCTTCTTACCTTCTCGGGGCCGTCTTCTCCGGTCCAGGGGGCCAATGCAGCCAGGGCAACGGTGAGGACAAGGGACCCAGAGACAGCATTTATCACCAGAGAGATAGTTTCCGACTCTGAAAACAAGCATATGAGGAGAAATCCACAAGTCTCTCCCCCCTTCTATATTAACTTTCAGGGAAGCCCACCACCACTTTTCTTGCTCTCACTTTTCATGTCCCAGCTCCACGCAGGGCAAGAATCTTTAGGTCACCCAGGGGAACAGTACATTCCAGAGTGCGATCTGGATGTCCCGGGGTCTTCAAGACCCTTGCAGAGAGTCTGTGAGTCTGAGTCATGACTGTCCTTTTTTTAACCACTCACATGTGCAAGGGGTTTTCTAGAAGCTACGTCACAGGTGATGACGCCATTGTCTGATAGATAACGCAATATGTGCTGTGTTTTCttgagtttaaatttaaaaatcatttatttttaatacagtaaGTAACCATAGAGATAACCTAcataaataaaagctctttgggatcctcagtaatttttaagaacataaaGAATCCCTGAGACCAAACAGAGAGAGAACCTCTGATTTCAAAGACCCGTCCTAAAGCCAGCCGTGACCCACGCTTGCTGCTCACCCCCCTGCATGGTCTCCCTTCCAGGGCAGCCACGCCCTGTCCTTACCCTGAGGGACCTGCAGGACCGTTTGGACGTCACAGTGCTCCTCGTGACAGGAGGAAAGGTCGCCGCTCTGAGGATCCGGCTCCACAGATGCCCATGTCTCATAGGTCCCATCCCCGCTGGGGAGAACCTCTCCATAACCCATTTCTTGGATCATTTCTTCCCCATTTTTCATCCAGATCATGGAAATTTCTGGCGGGGGTGGCGGTAAAAGCCATGAGTTGTGCAGAAAACAGTTGTAATCCCTGGAAAAGTTTCTTTGCGATTCACTCTGACCAGTGGGTGCTctaggaagaaaaagataaagttaaATAGAAACAGCTTATGTACTGAACACACAATGTTAGAAATTGGCGTCTGGGTTCCCAATTAATTTTCTTCACTGCAGGAAACATCTAAAACCAAGGATGACCCGGAACCCAGGTTCACGGACAACAAACTGACTTATTGTGCACTTCCTGCTAGGGCAGTGTGCTCCAGAACAATGAACATGCAGTTGAGCCATGTAATGGAGCTACAGAATTTGTATGTGACTGTCTGTGATGAGTAATTCAGCACCACTTTGGAGATTAGAACTCGGCACTCCTTTTTCTCAAGTCTAGGGCAGAGACATCACAGCCATCTCAGTTCGGCTTCGGCTCTGAATTGCCTTTGGCTCTGAATCGCCTTGTGTACTCAAGCAGGTACTCTGGTGACAGCTGGAGTCCGGATGTTTgtgctcctccccactccctccaatttcacatgttgaaatcctaacctccaAAGATgatagtattaggaggtggggcctttgagaggtgcttaggtcatgagggtagaacCCTCAAAactgggattagtgcccttatgagaGAGACTCCAGGGAAGTCCCCAGTCCCCTTCCGCCACTTGGGCACACAGCAAGAAGTCAGCAGACGGCAACTTGGAGCAGAGCCCTCCCCTGAgcatgctggcaccctgacctggatttccagcctccagaaccgtgggAAATGCGTTTCTGTTGTTTGTGAGTTACCCAGCCTGAGGGCATTTGATTACAGCAGCACAAACAGACTAAGGCGGTGATTGTcatcacacacacagaacagatCATGTCATGGCTCCCCCTCAAAGGGGCTACAGAGATTCGTATCACGGAGGGACTCCAGCAGTGGCGACAGAGAATTATACATTTCGGCCTTGCTTCCCCTTGACTACCCTGCTCATGTGCCATGTGGTGCTGTCCTCAGTGCTCCCTGCTGACTCTGGGTCACATCCAGACAGGAGCCCCAGGAGCCCAACACTATCCTGGGAGGGGccgcctccctctcctctcagACTCACTTCCCCACCCCTTGTGGCCTGCCACCAGGACACAGGAAGGAGCGTTCACCTTGACAGcaccttccttttctgtttcctgtggCATGCAGTTTAGCAGGGGAAAAAGGCTTTCCAGtagtaaaaaggaaataagacGTCACCCAGAGAAACTctgctttgtggctgtgtgtAAGAAACAGTCACAGGTCCTTGTCCAGGGGGTCAGGGTTGACCAAAGGGTTGAAACCCCATTAGGACACCccattagagagagaggaggcttGAAGGGTGGGGAGCAGACATACTGAAGTTAGACTTCCGAATTCTTCCCGCACACCCCA
This portion of the Phyllostomus discolor isolate MPI-MPIP mPhyDis1 chromosome 14, mPhyDis1.pri.v3, whole genome shotgun sequence genome encodes:
- the LOC114512130 gene encoding LOW QUALITY PROTEIN: major histocompatibility complex class I-related gene protein (The sequence of the model RefSeq protein was modified relative to this genomic sequence to represent the inferred CDS: inserted 3 bases in 3 codons; deleted 2 bases in 1 codon), with the protein product MAEHLTPDRWEKDAQLLXGWQQEFKVEPKRCGQSHYNHPGGEFHTYQRMTGRELXGSTRGFLQYDGQGFTVFSNDTLSWTAADNAADVTRRVWEAEQHELQYQKHWLEEEGTAWLKSCLGYGKDTLRRTEHPLVRVNRKETFPGITTVFCTTHGFYRHPPEISMIWMKNGEEMIQEMGYGEVLPSGDGTYETWASVEPDPQSGDLSSCHEEHCDVQTVLQVPQESETISLVINAVSGSLVLTVALAXIGPLDRRRRPREGKKKKVKGLRQGSCTCRFALHLKMSWASHWGPSRTCDTSPTE